AAATAAAGAAGACGGAGGTAATAGACAATTTATATTAGCCACAAACAATGAAAATAATATTTGTGAAGAAGTGACTTTTGAAAGAATAAAAAGAGTTATGACTGGATATAAAAATCTTAAAGGAGAAAATATTGAAGGAATAGGAGGAAGACTTGAATATTTGAAAACAGATTTTGTAGATATGGAAAAGATGGAGATGATTAGCGATGACAAAAGATTAGCCTTTACTCTTGAGGCAGGATGGACTATCGCCATGAAAGAAAATGTATTTACTGAAATAGAGAGTAATGAATATTATCAAATCTTTGAAGGTGAAGTAATGGATGATACTAAAATCACAAAAAATAAAAATAAAAAAATAGAAAATAAAAACCACGAGAAAAACTACGATAGCAATAAAAAAAATAACGAAGAAAATAACGAGTATAGTCTGAATGTAGAAAATAAAATTATCAAAAAGACTTTGGCGATTTATTTTAAAGAGAATTTGGATCGCCTTGAAGAATTGGAAGAGAAGATTTTAGATAAAGAAAATGTGAGGCTTTATATTTATTCAAATGATATAGGGGAATTTGAAGATGATTATAAAGAGTATAAAAATATCACAGTCTGCGACATCCCCGAGCCGATATTAAGGGTTTATAGAGGGAATTAAAAAAGAAAATATATGCAAAAGAATATTTATACAAAAAACACATCCAAAGATACAATGAAAGTAAGTTTTATAGTATTGAGAGAAACGAATACTACCAGATTAATATTTAGACCTACTTGAGTTAATGACAGTCTGACAGACAATCCTTTAAGAGGCGGTTTTTATTTTCAAAAAAAATCT
The window above is part of the Chitinophagaceae bacterium genome. Proteins encoded here:
- a CDS encoding DNA methyltransferase, which gives rise to MEGYFIYKKEKLLQMIEKGDVKIDLLKTGKYSVKFKQRLNELGKKPRSLTMDFGSTIEGSKEIEDIFGSRIFSFPKPVSLIKHLIKISSQKNSIILDFFAGSGTTGHAVLELNKEDGGNRQFILATNNENNICEEVTFERIKRVMTGYKNLKGENIEGIGGRLEYLKTDFVDMEKMEMISDDKRLAFTLEAGWTIAMKENVFTEIESNEYYQIFEGEVMDDTKITKNKNKKIENKNHEKNYDSNKKNNEENNEYSLNVENKIIKKTLAIYFKENLDRLEELEEKILDKENVRLYIYSNDIGEFEDDYKEYKNITVCDIPEPILRVYRGN